The Mus caroli chromosome 1, CAROLI_EIJ_v1.1, whole genome shotgun sequence genome has a window encoding:
- the Tmem169 gene encoding transmembrane protein 169, whose translation MEESAPVESQAQLPSPHHGSLRRAVAAVLALDGESTLGRRKKRRKDSRPESIIIYRSDNEKTDEEPEESEGGDRPKEEEGEDFLDYPGDDGVWDTPLDSRYVTLTGTITRGKKKGQMVDIHVTLTEKELQELTKPKELSREAAPEGRRACQVGADQGPHVVLWTLVCLPVVFVLSFVVSFYYGTITWYNIFLVYNEERTFWHKISCCPCLILFYPVLIMAMASSLGLYAAVAQLSWSWAAWWRAACDMEKGFCGWLCSKLGLEDCSPYSIVELLESDNISGNLSNKDPIQEVETSTV comes from the exons ATGGAAGAGTCGGCACCAGTGGAAAGCCAGGCTCAGCTCCCAAGCCCCCACCACGGCTCACTTAGGAGGGCAGTGGCTGCTGTCCTGGCCCTGGATGGGGAATCCACATTGGGccgcaggaagaagaggaggaaagactcCCGCCCGGAATCCATCATCATCTACCGGTCAGATAATGAGAAGACGGATGAGGAGCCTGAAGAATCTGAAGGTGGAGATCGGCctaaagaggaagagggggaggactTCCTGGACTATCCTGGGGATGATG GTGTGTGGGACACGCCTCTGGACAGCCGCTACGTCACACTAACCGGGACCATCACACGAGGGAAGAAGAAGGGTCAGATGGTGGACATCCATGTCACTCTGACAGAGAAGGAGCTGCAGGAGCTGACCAAACCCAAGGAGCTGTCCAGGGAAGCAGCCCCCGAGGGAAGGAGGGCCTGCCAGGTTGGGGCAGACCAGGGGCCACACGTGGTTCTCTGGACACTGGTCTGCCTGCCTGTGGTCTTTGTGCTCTCTTTCGTTGTGTCTTTCTATTATGGCACCATCACCTGGTACAACATCTTTCTGGTGTACAATGAAGAGAGGACCTTCTGGCATAAGATCTCCTGCTGTCCGTGCCTCATTCTCTTCTACCCAGTGCTCATCATGGCCATGGCCTCTTCCCTGGGGCTCTATGCCGCCGTGGCTCAGCTCTCATGGTCCTGGGCAGCATGGTGGCGAGCTGCCTGTGACATGGAGAAAGGCTTCTGTGGTTGGCTCTGCAGCAAGCTGGGTCTGGAGGACTGTTCTCCCTACAGCATTGTGGAACTGCTGGAGTCTGATAACATCTCGGGCAATCTCTCCAACAAGGACCCCATCCAGGAAGTAGAAACCTCTACTGTCTAG